One region of Ammospiza caudacuta isolate bAmmCau1 chromosome 22, bAmmCau1.pri, whole genome shotgun sequence genomic DNA includes:
- the LOC131567312 gene encoding arylacetamide deacetylase-like 4 has translation MESYYILVLLAGILVAFVLLVLIATDHFFKEQIPSDVDQPAKLRLYHCLYTLMEILAKNLNHLGIIKEHTLIRLITGGLPAWQDSQLFIKDLHFDGVPMRIYLPREPSASKRRGVIFIHGGCGIFGSIRSYERICRYIARKSDSVVVSLGYHLAPEYRYPAQTLECLSATVHFLKTADTYGVDPARIIVCGDSVGGTFATSVCQELVHRTDIPKIRAQVLIYPFLQALNFNLPSDQKNAAVPFLFRERAVHFILKYLNKDCSLKEPILAGSHVPGSINLKYSKWISPDLIPDEFKLGYKPPLPTVFLPQVHEEVQELFEPRVSPLLAEDAVVCGLPDTCIVTCEHDVLRDDGLLYKKRLEDNNVHVTWHHVENGFHAAVGFFGYGIFSFPSSNTIINHAVDFIKGY, from the exons ATGGAATCCTATTATATTCTGGTTTTATTAGCAGGAATTTTAGTTGCTTTTGTATTGCTGGTTTTAATTGCAACTGATCATTTCTTCAAGGAGCAGATTCCTTCTGATGTAGACCAGCCAGCAAAGCTCCGCCTCTATCACTGTTTGTACACTCTGATGGAAATTCTG GCAAAGAATTTAAACCACTTGGGTATCATCAAGGAGCACACACTTATCAGGCTGATCACAGGGGGACTCCCAGCATGGCAGGATTCCCAGCTCTTCATTAAAGATCTGCATTTTGATGGGGTACCCATGAGGATTTACCTCCCAAGAGAACCATCTGCCAGCAAACGGAGAGGAGTTATCTTCATCCATGGAGGATGTGGCATTTTTGGAAGCATCA GGAGTTATGAAAGAATTTGCCGGTACATAGCCAGAAAATCTGATTCAGTGGTTGTGTCTCTTGG GTATCATTTAGCCCCCGAGTACAGGTATCCAGCCCAGACTCTGGAATGCCTCAGTGCCACCGTGCACTTCCTGAAGACTGCAGACACCTACGGGGTGGACCCCGCTCGGATTATTGTTTGTGGGGACAGTGTAGGGGGCACATTTGCTACCAGTGTTTGCCAAGAGCTTGTGCACAGGACAGATATCCCCAAGATTCGTGCCCAGGTGCTGATCTATCCATTTCTCCAAGCCCTGAACTTCAATCTGCCATCTGATCAGAAAAATGCTGCCGTTCCCTTCCTGTTCCGGGAGCGCGCAGTCCATTTTATTCTCAAATACCTGAATAAGGATTGCTCCCTGAAGGAACCAATTCTGGCTGGTTCTCATGTTCCTGGGAGTATAAATTTGAAATATAGCAAATGGATAAGTCCAGATCTTATTCCAGATGAGTTTAAACTGGGCTATAAACCACCACTGCCCACTGTGTTTTTGCCTCAAGTCCATGAAGAGGTGCAAGAGCTGTTTGAACCCCGGGTGTCCCCTCTGCTGGCAGAGGATGCTGTTGTTTGTGGTCTCCCTGACACCTGTATTGTCACCTGTGAGCATGATGTGCTCAGGGATGATGGGCTGTTGTACAAGAAACGCTTAGAGGACAACAATGTACACGTGACCTGGCACCACGTGGAAAATGGCTTTCATGCTgcagtgggattttttggatatggtattttctctttcccatcATCAAATACTATAATTAATCATGCTGTAGACTTTATCAAAGgctattaa
- the LOC131567294 gene encoding arylacetamide deacetylase-like 4 has protein sequence MELLLAIFLAVLTGIVAIAFYYEHPKAEIPHGISERRKLYVLHYLMNFGLGLATFLDKVGVISEVHLLRVIMETIPPLKDSRLLIKDLRFERVKVRIYQLKTSNKNLRRGILYFHGGVGRFGSIRAYERKCRYFCRKTNSVVVSVGYRLAPEHPFPAQFEDCLTAAIHFLRTAQDHGVDPSRVVICGDSSGGTLTAAVAQALVNRRDLPKLRAQILIYPFLQCVDLNLPSYQQNKGVPILLKERTLVLGLKYVNVDLGIIEEVFKGCHVSEDRRLKYQKWVSPDYIPHEFKTRGYKPSPIYLPSKEVCEVSEPMFDPVFSPLLAEDNVIAQLPETFILTCEFDVLRDDGLLYKKRLEDHGIKVTWCHLQEGFHGTVFLALFGKVVGFRSGAKGLQKIVSFLRLL, from the exons ATGGAACTTCTCTTGGccatttttcttgctgttttgaCTGGTATTGTGGCAATTGCTTTCTATTATGAACACCCCAAAGCAGAAATTCCTCATGGAATCAGTGAGCGCCGAAAGCTTTATGTTCTTCATTACTTAATGAACTTTGGGCTTGGTCTG GCAACATTTTTGGACAAAGTAGGTGTAATCTCAGAGGTCCATCTCCTCAGGGTTATAATGGAGACAATACCACCATTAAAGGATAGTCGTCTTCTTATCAAGGACTTAAGGTTTGAAAGGGTTAAAGTGAGAATTTACCAGCTAAAAACATCAAACAAAAACCTAAGAAGGggaattctttattttcatgGAGGAGTTGGCCGGTTTGGAAGTATCC GGGCCTACGAAAGAAAGTGCCGCTATTTCTGCAGGAAGACCAATTCCGTGGTGGTGTCTGTTGG GTATCGTTTAGCTCCTGAGCACCCATTTCCAGCCCAGTTTGAGGACTGTCTCACTGCTGCCATCCACTTTCTGAGGACTGCACAAGACCATGGAGTTGACCCTTCCCGTGTTGTCatctgtggggacagcagtggaGGGACACTCACTGCTGCTGTTGCCCAAGCACTGGTGAACAGAAGAGACCTCCCAAAGCTGAGAGCACAAATCCTAATATATCCTTTCCTGCAGTGTGTGGACTTAAATTTGCCTTCTTATCAGCAGAACAAAGGAGTCCCCATTTTGCTAAAGGAACGAACCCTTGTTCTTGGATTGAAGTACGTTAATGTGGACTTGGGCATCATTGAAGAAGTATTTAAAGGCTGCCATGTTTCAGAAGATAGGAGACTGAAATATCAGAAGTGGGTGAGTCCTGACTACATCCCTCACGAGTTTAAAACAAGAGGTTACAAACCAAGTCCAATATATCTACCCTCAAAAGAAGTCTGTGAAGTCTCTGAGCCCATGTTTGACCCTGTTTTTTCACCACTGTTGGCTGAAGACAATGTGATTGCTCAGCTTCCCGAGACTTTCATTTTGACCTGTGAATTTGATGTGCTCAGAGATGATGGACTGCTGTACAAGAAAAGATTAGAGGACCATGGAATAAAAGTGACCTGGTGCCATCTGCAGGAGGGGTTCCATGGAACAGTGTTCTTAGCACTTTTTGGTAAGGTGGTAGGATTCCGCTCTGGAGCTAAAGGCCTGCAAAAGATTGTAAGTTTTCTAAGACTGTTGTAA